CGGCATGGCGATGCGTCTCGCATTTACGATCTCCACCAGCGTCAAGGCTGATATAATTTTAATGGATGAGTGGCTTGGTATCGGTGATGAAGCTTTTTCCGAGAAGGCACAGCGACGATTAGCGGAACTTGTCGGGCAGGCCAAAATTCTGGTTCTCGCTTCACACAGCGCGGATATCATCCGGGCGAACTGTAACAAGATAGTACGCCTTGACCACGGTCGCATAGTCGCCGAAAGCTGACCGTGTGTGCATTGTCAGCCCAAAGGAGCATACACGGCAAACCAATAATCGGGGCCTGAAATTCAAGATGCTGTCACAGCAGGTTAAACTGTGTCTCACAACTCGGAGCACAAACACCTGCCATGTCGTTAACCGATCGGATGCGGATTGCTACTGCAGCCGAATAAAAAGCGACATTCGCAGCAAGAAAAAGGGCTGCGAATTTTTTGTCGATTGTTCGTTGCAAGGAGGGCTGCGCTGAAATTCTCTGTTGTCATTCCGACGCATGACCGGCTGGACCTGCTTCGAGACGCGGTCGAAACGGTTCTCAAACAGGACTATTCCAAATGGGAGCTCGTAATTTTCGATAATGCCTCGACGGACGACATCGCCGGATATGTCAACAACATTTCCGATCAGAGAATTCGGTATCAGCGTTCGAATGACTTTCTCCCGGTAACAGATAGCTGGAACCGGGCGGTTAATCTCGCAAATGGGGACTACGTCACGGTTCTCGGAGACGACGATGGCCTTACGCCAGGCTACTTCAGCAAGCTCAGCCGGATCATCGTGGGATTCGGCTCACCCGATGTACTGTATTCGGCGATCTACCAATTCTGGCACCCAGGCGTAGCCCCTTGGGAGCGGAGCGGTTTCGTCGCAGACGTTAAAAACGGTTTTTTCTTTGTTGGGCGCAAGACCCCATTTCTACTTTCCGCCAAAGAAGCCTCAAAAGCTGTTCGCGGATCCATACGTTTGCGCAGGAACTTCACGTTCAATCAGCAGGCGTTCTGTATCCGGCGGGATTTTCTACAGCGTCTGCGCAAACAGGGTGCGGTCTTCCGCGCGCCGTTTCCAGACTATTACTTTGCCAACATAGCTTTCGCCAAGGCGCGTGCTATCGTTGTGATTCCGGAGCCGCTGAGCATAGCCGGGGTTTCCAAGGCGTCTTTTGGATACATGTTATTCAATGAGCTCGAGGAAAAAGGCGCCGAGTTACTGCATACCAAACTGGCGTCGGATCCTCTGTATTCAGAAGTCGAGAAATTCCTGCTGCCAGGGCCTCTCTACAACACGAAGTATGTAATTACCATGGAACACGTGTCCAGGTATTTGCGTGATTATTTGCCTTGCGGAGTCGCATTTGGGAAATACCGCAGGCTGCAGATATTCAGGGTGCTGAGCGCCAACCGCGGCAGGATCGGACGCACGACGCCGATCGGCGGCTTGCTTTGGTCCCGTCTTGATTTTTTCGAGAAACTCTGGGCACTGGCGCTCGGCCTGATCATTCGGGTTAGCATTTTGCTGGGGATATACGAAAATTTAGTTCGCCGCGCTTTGGGGTATTTGTTGGGACCGTATGCGTATCGACATCCCAAACTGATAATCAGCACGGGCCGCTATACGCAGTTGATGCAACTGTTCACAGACCTGCAGTCCGGGATCTGCGCGCCGGCGGCGCCTCAAGGCCGACGCTGGCTCAAGCTGCGGCAGCGTTGAGCGAGAGGTCCACTGTGGCCGACGCACGTTCCCTGTCCAGAAGCGATCGAATTGCGGTTATTTATCTCGCGCGGAAGGCCGAGGGCATTGCTCCGTTGCAGAAGTTTGTTGACAGTTACGCGCGGAATCAAGCCGGGATAGAACATCGGCTGGCAGTGGTCTACAAGGGGTTTGACCGCATCAATGAGCTAAACGCCGCCAGGTCGGTGTTCGCGTCGCTCCCGCATACCTCGGTGGAAATTTCCGACGAGGGATATGACGTTAATGCTTATCTTGAGGCGGCACGCAGAGTGGACCAAGACTACGTCTGCTGCATCAACACATTCACGGAAATTGCCTGTACCGGGTGGCTTTCGATGCTTTATCAAAATGCGGCGTCGCCACGCGTGGGAATTGCGGGTGCGATGGGATCGTACGAGAGCTTGAATGATTCCTACGCGCTGATCAGAAAAGTTATCTGGCTCTGCAACGAAGTGTCAGTGGGCTATGACCAGCAGTTTGCTTATTTTTACGATTTTATAATCGACAATTATTGCAAGCTCTGGAAGGCAAGAGCACAAGGTAAAGCCGATCCAATCTCGAAAGCATTTACTCCCTGGATCACAGCGACGATATCCCGGTTAAAGAGATCTGCTTCGCTGAGAGAACTGATATGTCTATCCGGGCGGCAAGGTTCCCTCGATGAACAGTTTCAGCGCATATGGGATCATGTTACGAGCCCCGGAGGACGTCTGTTCGATTATTCAAGGTTCCCGCCATTTCCTGATCCGCATATACGATCAAACGGGTTTATGCTATCCCGCCAGCTTTTTCTAGAGCTGAAAACGGATGTAAAAACCAAACTCGACGCGTGCGCATTCGAAAGCGGGAACACCAGCATGACCAGCCGCATCAGGCGCAAAGGCCTTGGAGCCGTTGTTGTTGACCGGACCGGGCGAGGCTACGATGTTGCAGACTGGATTCAGAGCAAAACCTTCCGGCTTAGTGAACAGGACGATTTGATCTTGACCGACAATCAGACTCGCAGCTTTAATGCAATGACACCAGGATCGCGGGCGACGCACGTTAGGATGACCTGGGGCGATTATCTCGGACCGCCGCCGCCCGGGTTTCCCGATTTGGGTTTCAAGTTTGCGGTCGATCCGCGGATCCTCCCTCCACGAGGCTGCCAATAGAATGAATTTTCGTTTCTTGATTTCACCGAAACAGTTGCTGGAACTCATGAAGTTCCCGGTTGACTCGGTAATTCGAAGCGATTGCCCGGATTGGCGCGCGTTCAACAGTCGCCATTTTTTGCCGCCCGTTTCCGCCGCCGCATTCCCGCACAACTTCTCGCGGAACTGAGAAACGCCAATGGGTGCAGCAAGTCCTATGTCAGCCGCGTCGGACAGCGCGCCGCAGGCCAGTTGCCCGCAGTGCCGCGGCAGCGGTCCTTTGCTGTTTTCCGTCGGCGATCTGAATCAAAGGATTGGTGAGCAGGATTTCGACTATTATCGGTGCCGAAACTGCGGATTAATTTTCCTCTCGCCAATACCCGGTGATCTCGGCGCTTTTTATCCGCCCTCGTACTACGCGATTCCGCGTTCACTTGAAGACCTCAAGTCCGGGACTGGGCCGGAGCTCTACAAGCTCGACGCCATCAAAACGTATGGCCGCGGACGACGCCTCCTTGAGATCGGGCCTTCCTACGGCCGCTTTGCGTTTTTAGCCAAGTCAGCGGGTTTCGAGGTGGATGCTTTTGAAATGGATCGCGCCTGCTGCGCTTTCCTGAACGATGTCGTAGGCATTGCGGCGCTGCATACGACGGACGTCATCGAGTCGATGCGCAAGGCTGAACCCCATGACATCATTGCACTGTGGCATTCCGTAGAACATTTGGCCGATCCGTGGACCCTCCTTGATTTGGTTCATGACAAACTGACCCCAGGGGGAATTCTCGCGATTGCTACGCCCAACCCCGGCTCACTGCAATTTTGGATCCTTGGAAAATCCTGGGCCCATGTAGATGCGCCGCGCCACGTTGAGTTAATTCCGCCCGATGTATTGATAGAGCGGCTTGCGCCAAGCGGCCTCGAGCGGGTGCATTTTACAACGTCCGATCGCGGCTCCAGGGATTGCAGCGCTCTCGGGTGGCAGGTATGGCGCGAATCGCTGTCGCGACGCTCCGGGGAAGGCGCATCAAGAAAGTACGTCGACTTTGCCAGCCTGCAATTGGCCAGGATCGGACGCTGCGTGGAAATACTTCCCGGCTTGGGCGCTGCTTACACTGTGGTATTTCGGAAAACTTGATTTTGCTGAGACGCGATTTGCAGATTTCAAATTGTTTGCAGGAAAGGCGGGCGCGGTGAGCAGCGCGGTTCATCAGCCGCTGGTGAGTGTCTGCATTCCCGCGTTCAACGCGGCCCGCGAGCTGTCCGATTCGCTCGGCTCCGCCTTGCGGCAGACGCATTCGAACCTGGACATACTGGTTTTTGACAACGCCTCGTCCGACGGCACCGAAGCGGTGGTGCGCAGCCTCGCCAACAGCGACGCCAGGGTGCGTTATCTGCGCCACGAATCCAACATCGGCATGGTGCGCAACTTCAGCGCTTGCATCGAGCAGGCGCGGGGCGAGTACGTTAAATTCATTTGCGCGGATGACGCGCTCGAGGCAGTCTGCGTGGAGCAGATGGTAAAAGTCATTTCGGCCAATCCCGAGGTTTCGCTGGTCGCTTGTGCAAGGCGGCGGGTTGACGGCAACCTGCATCCGGCGGGGATTGCGTGCTATTCGCGGCGTTTTTTGCTTATCCAGGGGACAGCCGCGATTCGCCGCTGCTTTTTTCAAGGCAACCTCATCGGCGAGCCCACCGCGGTGATGTTCCGCCGCGCCGATGCGATTAGAGGATTCCACGAGGGCTACCGGCAGCTCGTGGACCTGGAAATGTGGTTTCATTTGCTCAAGCGCGGCGCATTCGCGTACTTGCCGGAGCCGCTCTGTAGAATCCGGCAACACGCAAAGCAATCGACTATGGAGAACCTGAGATCGGGCGTGGTACTAAATGACAAGCGTCGGCTTTTTCGTGAATTCCTTGCTGATCTGAAAAGCGGCGCATCGTTTAAGGAGAAACTGTTCTGGGATGCCCGCATGGCGGTGACCGTTTACCGCACCCTGAACGCCGGCCACGCTGTCCGGCTGGAAGATATCGGTGAAGTATTTTTCCCGCGGTTTTTTCCGAGGCTCACTTATCCAGTGGCCTCTAGCCTGTGGCGGCTTTCGAGCCGGAATTCTTGATGTCGCTTTCTAATTTATTGGGCCGCGGCGTTCTTCGGCTGCGCAACCTTTTCAAGAAACCCGAATCGGTCCCAGCAAGCGATCCGATGCGGGCATCCGACCCAGGGCGTGGTTTCGAGCCGTTATTGCACAGACCTTATGACGCACTGAATGCAATTCCAGGCAGGTCGCTGGGAGAAACATGTAACGATGCCGCGATGGTCGCGCGGCTGCTGCGGGCGTATGAGGCATCAACTGAATCAAAAGTAGCGGGGCCAAGCGCCGTATGGAGAATGATTTATAAAACGCGGCTGCAGCCGCTGCACCGGATTCTTGTCGATGGCGATGTTGGCGCCGTATCCGCCCTGTTGCGGCGGCCCGGCGACAATGACTTGTTCTATGGTTTCGAAAATCTATTTGGCGATATGGTCAAAAGCTTCAAGGAGTCTTCCGCATATGAAATGGGTCACGCCAAATGGTGTCAGGATTACCTGGTGCGTGTCGCGGAAGCCGTGGGCGCACTTCGCATTGAAAATCCGGAACGGCGCGGGTCCAATCCAACGTACGGAACCATGCCAACGGACGAAATTCTCGCGGCCATAGAGGAGGCAGTCGGTTGTGAAATCCGGTTTCCCAACCCGTACCCGGATGAGTTTGGTCTCAAGACCAAGCGCGGCGTCGCCAGCATACGCGCCATTCATGCAATCTATCAGGCGTGGCGCATTCGCGAACTCGTGCGGCACATGCCGCATCCGCGCGTACTCGAGCTCGGCGCCGGACTCGGCCGGACCGCGTTCTATGCCAGGCAGCTGGGAATAAGCGATTATACGATCATTGATTTGCCGCTCACTGCGCTCTCACAGGGATATTTCCTGATGCGGACGCTCGGCGAAGATCAAGTTGCGTTGCAGGAAGAGCATCAAGGCGGCGCATCCGCAAAGGTGAAAATCCTGAACCCGGCGGCTTTCCTCGAAAGTTCCGAGAGCTACGACTTGATTGTCAACGTAGATTCGTTGACGGAAATGAATCGATCGACGGCAGAACTGTACTGGAAGCGGATCGAGGCGTCGGCACGGCTGTTCCTGTCGATCAACCATGAAGCCAACGAGTTCACGGTCAAAGAGCTAATCGACCGCAGTTCGCGCATCGCGAGTCGGCACCGGCATCCGTACTGGGTGCGCCACGGCTACGTCGAAGAACTGGTTTCCTTCCAGCGATAGCGGCCCACTTTGCCGACTGCGCGCCGCGTGGTGCATGCAGTGGTGCGGCACAGGCTGGTGCCGCGCAGCGACAATTACTAGAATGCCTAAAACACGACGGGCAAGTGATAGAACAGTGAAAGTAAACAAATTGGTTTGGGGAAAATCTAAGTGGTCGAAGTCGGCGTAGTCCACTTGGTGCGCAAGAAAAACGGAATCGCACCGTTTGAAAAATTCCTTGCTTCCTACCTTGAGCATCCCTCGGGGCTTCCTCACGACCTCGTTCTAATTTTCAAAGGCTTCAAGTCCGGTCGAACTACCGATGCGCATGATCGCCTGTTAACGGGCGTGCCGCACAAACGGCTTTATATGAGTGATTACGGCCTCGATTTGGCGCCGTACTTTGCGGCGGTTCAAAGCTTCGACTACCGTTACTTCTGCTTCTTGAATTCATTCAGCCGGATTTTGGCCGTAGACTGGCTCGCTAAGTTGCGCCGCTCGATAGAGTTGGAAGGCGTGGGGCTTGTCGGCGCAACCGGTTCCTATGAGAGCTTCGCGACCAATTATCTGGAGCGAAAGCTCATGTTGAGTGCGCTTGGGCCGGTGGCCCGATTGCGCTGGGCGGTCAAGCGCGCAATAAGCGACAGCGGCCCGCAGCTTGTTGCGCTGCGCCTTGCAGTCGGGTTGCTCGGTCGCGTGGGCTTAAGCGATCCCGGCAGGTACTTTCCGCCGTTTCCCAACTACCACATTCGCACCAACGCCTTTATGGCATTGCGCGAGACGCTTACGCGGGTCCGTGTTTGGAAAATGGTATTCAAGGTGTCAGGTTATGTTTTTGAAAGCGGCCGCAACAGCCTGACCAATCAGATCCTGCGTCTCGGTCTGCGACCGCTGGTGGTTGCGCGCACAGGCGAGTCTTTCGAAAAGGAGCAATGGCATTTATCGAATACGTTCCGGCAGTCTGCGCAGGAAAACCTCCTTGTCGCTGATAACCAGACCGATGCCTATGCGCAGGCTGACGGTGAGGAGCGAATAAAGCTTTCGCGGCAGGCCTGGGGTCCTTTCGCGCGGCCTTTCTAAGAATCTGGTGCGTCTTGAAAAAGACGTTGCAGCGCTTTCTTTTGCCAGCAAAGCACGCCTCGGTTTATTTAATCAGGCTTTGACAATGTTGATTGCGGGTTCCAGGTAGACGCCGCGGGTATCTACAATTAATTTGGCGTGCTTCTTGATGGCTTGATAGTCGAACGCATCGTGGTTGGTGGCGAGCAGCACGCAGTCGTAGCTTGAGATGGATTTGGGCGTTAGAGCAACGCTGCGCAGCGCAAAATGGTGCTTGCGTATTTTGGGGAACACCGGCACGTGCGGATCCGAATAGGCGATTTCCGCGCCTTTTTCCTGCAGCAATTCCATCAGCTCGACTGCCGGGGATTCGCGCATGTCTTCCACGTTCTTTTTGTACGCAATGCCGAGAACCAGAACCCGGCTGCCTTTGATTGCTTTGCCGTGGTCGTTTAATGCATCGGCGACTTTCCTTAACACCCAGGTCGGCATGTTGCTGTTGACCTCGCCCGCGAGCTCAATGAAGCGCGTATGCACGCCGTATTGGCGCGCTTTCCAGGTGAGATAAAAGGGATCGATCGGAATGCAGTGCCCGCCCAATCCGGGACCGGGATAATAGGGAACGAAACCGAAAGGCTTGGTGGCTGCCGCGCGAATGACTTCGTGAATGTCGATGTCCATTTTGTCCGCGATAATTTTCATTTCATTCACCAGGCCGATGTTGACCGCCCGGTGGATATTTTCCAGCAGCTTGGTCATTTCAGCCGCTCGCGCCGAGCTTACCGGCACGACCTTGTTGATCGCCTGACGGTAAAGCGCGAGGCCTGCCTTAAGACAATATTTAGTCGTGCCGCCGCAAACTTTGGGTATCGCCTGGATTTCGAAATCGGGATTGGCCGGATCCACGCGTTCCGGTGAAAACACCAGAAAAATATCTTTTCCCACTTTAAATCCCGCCGCTTCGACGCGCGCTTTGAGTTCTTCGTCGGTTGTTCCCGGATAGGTCGTGCTTTCCAGGGACAGGACTTGTCCCGCCCGCAGAAACGGCAGCAACGAATTCAGGGTGCCAAAAACGAAGCTGAGATCCGGCTCACGGTAGGGATTGAGCGGCGTCGGAACGCAGATAATCAGCGCATCCGCTTGCGCGGATTTTTTAAATTGGCTGGTTGCGGTGAAGCCGTTTTTCAAGGCGGCAGTAATGGATTGCTTGGAAATATAGCTGATGTAGCTTTCGCCTTTATTCAGACTGCCGACTTTCTTGGGATCGATATCGATGCCCAGCACGCGGTAACCGACTTCCGAGAAACGCAGCGCCAGCGGCAATCCTACATAGCCCAAGCCGACGATGCCGATCAGCGCCGATCTGTTCTCCAGTTTTTCAATGAGTTTATCGAGAGACATTTCCGCTCAAGCCTAAAAAATCAGCCAATTATACACTACCGTTCTGTGTAGTCTTACTCCGGCGGTCGTGCGTTAATCTATGAGCCCAATTCGTTTCAGTGTAGGCTAACGGGTGGGAAATAAATCAATAACCAATGCCTAAAATCCTGCTGGTGAAAACCTCCTCGATGGGGGATGTCATCCACAAT
This genomic stretch from Burkholderiales bacterium harbors:
- a CDS encoding sugar ABC transporter ATP-binding protein, translating into GMAMRLAFTISTSVKADIILMDEWLGIGDEAFSEKAQRRLAELVGQAKILVLASHSADIIRANCNKIVRLDHGRIVAES
- a CDS encoding glycosyltransferase, encoding MFVARRAALKFSVVIPTHDRLDLLRDAVETVLKQDYSKWELVIFDNASTDDIAGYVNNISDQRIRYQRSNDFLPVTDSWNRAVNLANGDYVTVLGDDDGLTPGYFSKLSRIIVGFGSPDVLYSAIYQFWHPGVAPWERSGFVADVKNGFFFVGRKTPFLLSAKEASKAVRGSIRLRRNFTFNQQAFCIRRDFLQRLRKQGAVFRAPFPDYYFANIAFAKARAIVVIPEPLSIAGVSKASFGYMLFNELEEKGAELLHTKLASDPLYSEVEKFLLPGPLYNTKYVITMEHVSRYLRDYLPCGVAFGKYRRLQIFRVLSANRGRIGRTTPIGGLLWSRLDFFEKLWALALGLIIRVSILLGIYENLVRRALGYLLGPYAYRHPKLIISTGRYTQLMQLFTDLQSGICAPAAPQGRRWLKLRQR
- a CDS encoding class I SAM-dependent methyltransferase, whose translation is MSAASDSAPQASCPQCRGSGPLLFSVGDLNQRIGEQDFDYYRCRNCGLIFLSPIPGDLGAFYPPSYYAIPRSLEDLKSGTGPELYKLDAIKTYGRGRRLLEIGPSYGRFAFLAKSAGFEVDAFEMDRACCAFLNDVVGIAALHTTDVIESMRKAEPHDIIALWHSVEHLADPWTLLDLVHDKLTPGGILAIATPNPGSLQFWILGKSWAHVDAPRHVELIPPDVLIERLAPSGLERVHFTTSDRGSRDCSALGWQVWRESLSRRSGEGASRKYVDFASLQLARIGRCVEILPGLGAAYTVVFRKT
- a CDS encoding glycosyltransferase family 2 protein; the encoded protein is MSSAVHQPLVSVCIPAFNAARELSDSLGSALRQTHSNLDILVFDNASSDGTEAVVRSLANSDARVRYLRHESNIGMVRNFSACIEQARGEYVKFICADDALEAVCVEQMVKVISANPEVSLVACARRRVDGNLHPAGIACYSRRFLLIQGTAAIRRCFFQGNLIGEPTAVMFRRADAIRGFHEGYRQLVDLEMWFHLLKRGAFAYLPEPLCRIRQHAKQSTMENLRSGVVLNDKRRLFREFLADLKSGASFKEKLFWDARMAVTVYRTLNAGHAVRLEDIGEVFFPRFFPRLTYPVASSLWRLSSRNS
- a CDS encoding putative sugar O-methyltransferase, which encodes MSLSNLLGRGVLRLRNLFKKPESVPASDPMRASDPGRGFEPLLHRPYDALNAIPGRSLGETCNDAAMVARLLRAYEASTESKVAGPSAVWRMIYKTRLQPLHRILVDGDVGAVSALLRRPGDNDLFYGFENLFGDMVKSFKESSAYEMGHAKWCQDYLVRVAEAVGALRIENPERRGSNPTYGTMPTDEILAAIEEAVGCEIRFPNPYPDEFGLKTKRGVASIRAIHAIYQAWRIRELVRHMPHPRVLELGAGLGRTAFYARQLGISDYTIIDLPLTALSQGYFLMRTLGEDQVALQEEHQGGASAKVKILNPAAFLESSESYDLIVNVDSLTEMNRSTAELYWKRIEASARLFLSINHEANEFTVKELIDRSSRIASRHRHPYWVRHGYVEELVSFQR
- a CDS encoding nucleotide sugar dehydrogenase, producing MSLDKLIEKLENRSALIGIVGLGYVGLPLALRFSEVGYRVLGIDIDPKKVGSLNKGESYISYISKQSITAALKNGFTATSQFKKSAQADALIICVPTPLNPYREPDLSFVFGTLNSLLPFLRAGQVLSLESTTYPGTTDEELKARVEAAGFKVGKDIFLVFSPERVDPANPDFEIQAIPKVCGGTTKYCLKAGLALYRQAINKVVPVSSARAAEMTKLLENIHRAVNIGLVNEMKIIADKMDIDIHEVIRAAATKPFGFVPYYPGPGLGGHCIPIDPFYLTWKARQYGVHTRFIELAGEVNSNMPTWVLRKVADALNDHGKAIKGSRVLVLGIAYKKNVEDMRESPAVELMELLQEKGAEIAYSDPHVPVFPKIRKHHFALRSVALTPKSISSYDCVLLATNHDAFDYQAIKKHAKLIVDTRGVYLEPAINIVKA